tctgccctaaatggcacattgtgaagcaagtgttgttttccttttcccaattgacctcaaactccttggacactttttcctgtccatataattgccacatgccaaaatgcaacctcatttgcctagtaattatttaattatgattttccaaagtttctatccagaaagaagctttgtgaaggaggtgcaagctaggcatatccaaatgagttgcaattttgcatgATCCCGCATATCAttatatcatagccctccaccaaaatagagctcatgtaatgcctccatgtgagctcaccttcaattctttgattctgtccaaaatttcagtttgtgaagcaagtatattcatataacctacctccacccattttgggcatgtttcatcaagccaatatttctctagaatttttgcaagtttctggtcagcaaggatgtttgtgaagcaagtaccattttggtgaatccaattggtatgaaacttatacaacatctttatatgatcaaatcatgaAGCCTTGCCAAACTTGAGCTCAAGTGGCCACACCATTTGAGTGTACCATCCTGATCAAGTTTCTAGACCATTTTgatcagttgcaaagcaactatgattTATATTGATCCAATTTTTCTCCAAGTTATCAGGAcgaaagtccttctttacctcaacctcgcagacaactccattgaatccaaaacccttcctgttgatcactagtgctcacccaagtttattgcagtaaacttcagagggttctCACCGTTTAAACCGATCACTTTTAACCGAACTACCACCATAGCTGAGACCTACCCTGGATGAACTACCCACTAGAAAACAAGTTCCAGCCCctctcccccgctacatgccagtgcacgcggtgaccgcgttaatggGAAGTCCGTGCGCGCGCTCTGCTGCCGTTGGCCGCGCCCAGGATGGATTCTTActcgggcccctctccccctcgtcGTCTTAGCGCGCGTGAGCATGTCCATTGTCTTCCTCTCATTGTCGCCGATCATTTGGACCCcactccccctccggcagcttcctcaccgacgcaaacCGCCGTGTGCCCACGGGCGCACAGTGGTCGTTTGGATCTGTGTGTGCCCTGGCCGCTTCCTCCCCGTGTTCCGGCGTCGCCTCTGCCCTGTGAGAACCTCAACTGTGTCTCCCTCGTCGCTTGCCCCCTAGTTCATGCACGCGCACACGCGTCCGCGGTGCCGGCCACGCATCCGCGGCGACGGCAGGGCGGCACCTCGCCCCGCGGCTATTTAAGGCGACCCCGAGACCCTCCGAGCTCACCCACAGCCTCACCCCTCCTCTCTAAGCCTCCCCGACCACCCaaacgagctcgaggagctctcatTCCTTCCCCTCGTCACCACGGCCGCCGCTCTGTCCCAGCTAAATTCGCTTAAAGCCGCCCCCCTCCTTGCCTTCTTTCACCGCCAGAGCCCCTATCTACATCTGGCGACCCTCCCCTGCCGTTTCCCTCACCCTCCGGCGCACTAGGGAGCCATGCCCGTCGCCGCCCGACATAGCCGTCCGCTGCGGTCGAGGATGCTCCCGTTCCCGCCGTCTTCAGCAACCGGGAGGCCGACCAGGCGATGCTCGATCCCCCGAGCAAGTTGGTGTGCCGAGCGCCGCGGGAGGCGGCCAGAATCGCTGACGAGCCCCGTCGGGACCCTTCTCTGCCGCGGCCAGGCGCAGGCGAGAGGAAGGGGACGAAGGCGCTGACCCCCTCCACTCTAGCTGGTCGCGGGCCCCGCGCGTCAGCCCCTCGCCCGTTGACCCCGCCCCTCCACGTTAGTTAAGTGGAGACGAATTCTCAGGCAATCCGTTTCCTTCTTCCGAAAGCGTATTTTGCTTCTACTTCAGCGAAAGTACGCTTTCCTTCTCTGAAGACGTAGTTTCTCTCTGTTACAGCGGGAATACGTTTTCCGCAAGAGAAGACGTATTTCCTGGAGTGCGCTTTCAGTTTTTCCGGCTAAGGGCCTGTTTGTGATGGTTTTATTTACAAATGGGTCCCTGGGAGAAAAACAACTATAACTTTTTAACCACAACTctaaatcaggtgattccaaagcccacttctttgtttcgtcaaGCCCTTTCCGATGGAATCAgtttcaccatgttttgaaattctgaaaatgaccatttttgcccctgcccttattcagccccctccgagagagtacgttttccggcgatcctttccgcgagtttctcgcactttcttctggtgatttcttccaccacaggcaagccacaccctccatttgcatgattgtaaTGCAAtgacatggtttaaattatttgaacttgtttaaaatattgctttagctacatgactttggGCGTGGCAATTTCTCGGAGTTGTATTTTGATCTTGTTATTGCCATGacgttgcttggagttctaggacttatattttgcagcttatgtggttgacatgttgccattggattattagtggcttatgttatgattattttcatggtgGTGTTGGATatgatattttggagtattactttggatgtcatgctgcctttggattattagtggttagtatgattagtTTCATGATGATGCATGTTATTAtatttttggagtattactttggatatcatgctgcctttggattattagtggttagtatgattatttccatgatggtatctgttattatattttttagtattactttggatgtcatgctgcctttggattattagcgGTTAGTATGGTTGttttcatgatgatatctgttattatattttgTAGTATTACTTTGGgtgtcatgctgcctttggattattagcaGTTAGTATGATTGttttcatgatgatatctgttattatattttggagtattactttggatgtcatgctgccttcggattattagtggttagtatgattattttcatgatgctagttgatgttctattgcttggagtattattttcggaaatgatgtttacatgtggatcttagccgaatagctttgttcttgttattggagtagtaggattattatTTTCGGAATCATCATGacagtagtgttgtgctacccttggagtattttgagatgatgagattatgtttggattatttgttggatattgttatgacttggattatagtttgatagttgatatcggagtatcagttaccacagttatatttttggggataaattcagtcattaagttggtcaggtgccaccgaaccaggctttttgcagtgcaaccacatttgcctttttgggaaggccctaatgcgttctattgtcgtgcctctcgccggtgcctccaactagggaaggttatgtgcgtgcgtaccctggcccggtaagcagacataaccttgtgtgtccgttgttgtttttatggatccgagtccccgagtgggagtgtccccgagtgggagtgttttgaccacgacggtggtcggggtgtctttggtagacacggggtcacccaggaccagcccgttggggatttgggtcagagtggccgggagagtggatggcaatggaagggttttgtcggaatgccgttggtccacccgaatgggagtgcgaggccatgggttccgtggtgtgggtacaatgtgctacctctacagagtgtatttaatctatcgatagtcacgTCCGTACTTGGTCCCaccattcgatcaacactcacatgacggaatgacttataggtgatttatatgttgatatgttgagcagtacagactggcaggatgttgatgatgatgttggagaccaagtgttggtcatggttgtgatcgccggaaagatcacagtttgagaccaagtgttggtcatggtagtgatcgccggaaggatcaccgtttggttttgatcacgaagtgatcgagatggtatattgcttggccggttagccaagagagatatggttatggagatatgAGATGTTGGTTCATTAGTATTGTAtatagtttcatatcatgcttagtagttgctgtcgtatcatggtagatgttaatttaattaacctgcttaatgctatgttattgtcttgccttgatgtttttggttgttgtgagcttgcaagtacattcaatgtatttacctggcgtgtcatgccagattgcgggtgatgccgtgattgcttgattgcttgtcgtggtttccgttcgtgcgagctagatcgtgtcccagccagagtccctgcagagtggaatTCACCACCTTCGccgttgttccactgctagaagttttccgctgctacgagttgttccactgctagcatagagcaagtgtagtatcgcaggcgtagtgctGATGTGATCAttgtaacatcagacccgtgtAATGATATGCCAGAAGAAACACAAGGCTTAGAGCTCAGAGCTGATATAAAGGGCAAAGCAGATGTCCCTATTGTTCAAGTTGGCACTTCCACTGATGGGCACCATAAAGGTATGGAGAGCTTTTCTTTAACCAACTCTCCTAGCTTACTAGATATTCACGAACTAGTTCAAAATCATACCTTGGATATTATTGATGGTGCCCATTTGATTTCCGAGGAAGGTTTGGACCTGTGGATTCAGCACTTTGCTCCAGCAACACAGGGAGAAGTAAACACATTCAAAATTGACATACCTGTAAGTTGGTTTAACTTCATAATTCAGCTTCTCCTCACTCCTGATAAGTTTGGTTGGGTAATGCATCTGCTGAAATCTGAGCTGTGGAAAATGCTTACTGCAAATTGTGATTCTGAAGAGACTATCTTATTCCATATACCTGATAGACCTGCTACTTCACAGGCTCCAAGTTGTAAAGAAATAATGTTGGGTCTGGGAAAGGAAAATGAGGGTATAAGCTCTACTGCTCACTCCTCAAGTAGAACTGGAAGCCCACTCAAGCAAGTGTCCCCCAATAAAGTCATCCAGTTGCCACTAGGTGAAGCTGTCTCAAGGAAAAGAAGAGATAAAGAGCCGCTTGTGGAGACTCGAGAAAGAAGGAGTGATCTAATTAAGAAAGACAACAATGGTTATAGAAGGAAATCATGTGATGCTACCTCTTGCTTACATTGTAATGCTATTCCACCCATTGTGCACAACAAAGTGGTAAAACATCTGGCAAAAACATTTTGCAAAGTGTCTGAGGATGAGGTACAGGACAAGCTTTCAAAGAgtcccaagaagaagggccaagaggATGTGGCCAAGGTCTCCAAGGTCACTGGTGCTACAACTCCTTAGGGTGTGCCATGAAGAACTGTCACATTAGTAATAGTACCAGGAATATTTTGAGAAGGGCTAGTTTGATGGTTGAATGTATGATATCTGATGTGCTTGATGTATTCGGAACATGTTTAATGTCTGTCTCAAAAACTTGGTGCCTTCTTTTGCCTACTGCTATATTGATCAGTCTGATTGAGCTCTGGATTTGTGGCTTCTATGAAGATATTGAAGTTAATATGCTCCCTAGCAGAAATGTTGTGTTACATCTGTTACTCATGTTATTGAAAATATGCACTGATTCTTGTTACTTCTTGTATGAGATCTCAAACTGTATTGGGTCACAGTCATCCAATTTCTATACTTTGCATGAGTTTGGTATCATACCAGGAGATGGGGCCTGGTATCAAAATTTGTCCAACCAGTTAGTTAACCATGAGTAGAAACAAATCCTGGAATATTTTGAACTGGAACATTAGGGGTTTGAATTCTCCTGAAAAATGGCTGGCTATTAGGAAAAAAATTGAGGATAGTGCTGCTGGTATTTTGTGCTTACAAGAAACAAAGAGACAAAATCTGGATTTGGCCTATATTCAAAACTTCTGTCCACAAAGATTCAACAAATTTGAATACCTGCCTTCAATTGGGGCATCTGGAGGTATTTTGACTGCTTGGAATGGGACTCTTTTTATGGTCAATTGCtcttccaaaataaattttcactaACTATGCAGTTCACTTGTACATCTACCCTTAAACCATGGATCCTCACAAATATCTATGGACCTTGCAACATTGAAGAGAAATTGGAATTTATTGATTGGTTTACAAATATTCAAATGTCTGATGATGTTGATTGGATTGTTATGGGGGATTTTAATTTCATTAGGTCACCTGAAGACAGAAATAGACCTGGTGGATATGTTAATCAGATGTTACTATTCAATGAAGCTATTAGTAATTTGGGGGTAATTTAATTACCTCTTAAAGGGAGACAGTTCAGTTGGAGCAACATGCAAGATAGTCCTCTACTTGAAAAATTAGACTGGTTCTTCACTTCTGCTGCATGGATGACTACTTACCCTGACACCACTGCTCTGCCTCTTGCAAAGCCAATCTCAGACCATTTGCCTTGTGTAATAAAAATTGGCACAACAATAACCAAGTCAAGGGTTTTCAGATTTGAGAATTATTGGTTGAAGCACAGCTCTTTCAAAGATATTGTTCAAACTGCATGGAACATTCCTGTTGGTTATAACGATCCAGCAAAGAAGATTAATGCTAAATTCAAAAACTTGTGGAGAGCACTCAAACTTTGGGCAAAGAACATACCCTGTCTCAAAAAGCAGATTGATGAGTTGAATGAATGTATATTGCTATGGGACTTCCTGGAGGAATTCAGAGACCTAACTTTATTTGAGCATAACTGCAGAGAGCTGTTGAAAGAAACACTACTAACTGTCCTCAGTAATCAGAAGATTTATTGGAAGCAGAGAGGTAAAATCAAGGGGGTCAAATTTGGTGATGAAAATACAAAATTCTTTCATACAAAGGCTTCAATTAATCACAGACATAACAAAATTGCAATGCTCATGAATGAGGACCAAGTGGAAATTACTGATCATGAAGGGAAGGTTGCAATCCTTTGGGAGGCTTTTAAGAAGAGACTGGGTCACTCCAATGGCCATTCCATGCACTTCAATTTACAGGACCTGTATGAAAACAGAGTGGATCCACAAATTTTCCAAGATCTTGAGAAACCTTTCTCTCAGGAAGAAATTTATGAGGTAGTAAAAAACTTGCCCACAGAAAAATCCCCAGGTCCTGATGGATTTAATAATGAGTTCCTCAAAGTTTGTTGGGACATTATCAAACTGGATGTTACTGAACTTATCATTGCCTTTCATGCTGGAAATGTGAATTTGGAAAGCATCAACACTTCTTATatgacactcattccaaaaaaggaGGTACCTATATCCCCTAATGACTTCAGGCCAATTTCATTGCTTAATGGGGTTCTCAAAATCATTACTAAACTACTGGCAAACAGATTACAAAAAGTAATCCTCAAGATGGTACACATCAACCAATATGGATTCTTAAAGAATAGAGTGATTCAAGATTGTCTTGGTTGGGCCTATGAATATATACATCAGTGCCACAAGTCAAAAGAAGAATTGCTTGTAATCaaactggattttgaaaaggctatTGACACTATTGAACATCAGGCTATAATGGACATCTTAAGAGCTAAGGGATTTGGTGAAAGGTGGATAACTTGGATGCACATGCTCTTCAATTCTGCATCCTCTGCTGTAATGTTAAATGGGGTACCTGGGAAGAAATTTTATTGTAGAAGAGGAGTAAGACAAGGAAACCCCCTTTCACCTCTTCTGTTCCTACTGGCAGCTGACTTGGTACAATCAATTTTGAATAAAGCCATGACAAGGGATTTAGTCACACCACCACTTCAAGTGAACTCCTTCCCTGACTTCCCTATTGTTCAGTATGCAGATGATACTCTTGTTATCATGCAAGCAAGTGCTAGACAACTAGTATGCCTCAAAGCTCTACTAAACACATTTGCATCTGCCACAGGCCTAAAAGTAAACTATGGGAAATCAATCTTGGTGCCAATAAACATTGCAGAAGACAGAGTAGATATTTTCACAAACACTTTGCAATGTTCCAGAGGGCAAATTCCATTCACTTATCTGGGGCTACCTTTGGGTATTTATAAACCAACTTTGGAGCAGTGTTTGCCTATAGTCAATAGAATTGCTAAGAGGATTACTGGCATTTCCACTTTCATGACTCAGGCAGGGAAGGTTTTGTTCGTTAAATCTGTGTTGGCTTCTTTAGCAGTTTACTTCATGTGTTGTTTGGACATTCACATCACTATTAAACACCAGATCATCAAATATTTAAGGCATTGCCTATGGAGGAGTCCTGATATGGAAGATAGGAGACCAGCCTTAGTTGCATGGCACACAGTTTGCAGACCAAAAAATCAGGGTGGCTTGGGAGTCCTGGATATCTTCACACAACATAGAACTCTTCTCatgaaaaatcttcataaattttaCAACAGACATGACATCCCTTGGGTGAGTTTAATTTGGGAATCATACTACAGCAATGGGCAACTTCCAGGGGATCAAAAAGTGGGCTCCTTCTGGTGGAAATCCAATCTAGCACTCATTGATCAGTTCAAAGCTATAGCAAGATGCAATGTGGGAGATGGCAAAAGTGCTCTGTTCTGGGATGATATGTGGCACCAATTTGTTCTCAAGCATAAGTTTGATCACCTGTATTCCTTTGTTAGAGATCCTCACAGAAGTGTTCAACAAGTGATCAACACTGAATATCTCCAAGATTTATTCCATCTTCCTCTCACTACACAGGCATATGAGGAGTTCCTACAAATGGAAGACATGTGCATTTCCATAAGACAATCAGAATACTTAGATGCACTAGATACTTGGAGTTACATCTGGGGAAATGAATTCTATTCATCAATTAAAGCCTATAAGGTGTTAATTGGCCACAAACAAAGTCCACCACACTACTCATGGATTTGGAAAAGCTCCTGTCAGCCCAAGCACAAAGTTTTTTTCTGGATGCTATTGCATGACAGAGTAAACACAAGGAATCTTTTAAGAAGGAAAAATTTTGAATTGGAAGTTTACAATTGTGCAGTGAGGAACTGTCAACAGGAAGAAACTCCGCATCATCTTTTTTGGGGATGTCCTTTTGCCATAAGATGCTGGGATTTCATCTGTCCTTACAGAACACCAAACTTGTCAGTTTTGGAGGCATATCAAGACCTCAAAGATAAGCTCAACTACCCTTTCTTTATGGAGATTATCATATTGGGATCATTGGCCATCTGGATATCTAGAAACAACAATTTTTTTGATAATATAACTCCTTCATTTCTTGGCTGGAAACTCATATTCACTGAGGAGCTAAAGCTTCTCAAATACAGGATCAAGAACAAATATGAAGTGCAGTTCTCTGCTTGGTTGGATTCATTGTTGTAACTATGTATAGAGTTCCTTgttgttttttttggtttttttgtggTTCTCAGCTGTAGTTTAGCTTAGTTCTTTTTTGGTAGTTTCTCTTTTGTTCTTCTTGTTTTCTTTTGTTAGGCTTATCTCAAGCCCACCAGACTATTGCTGTTCGctcttctttaattaattaataaaagttgcagtggggtgtttaccctactgtttatagtcaaaaaataagagctgatttgttctatgtcaagcagtgtcgtattccagagacttctcctcgatctctaggctagaatacggggcgttccggtttctctgagctggggtgccacaggcttggtatcagagcaggtctggctgtaggacgccctagttagCGCGAGCGGTATAAACTGGTAGAAATCGGTAGTTTAAAGTCCGACTTGTCTATTGCATTTGGTttctgcatttgtttgttgcatagcatgcatataggcTTTTTATTTTGTTACTAATGGTTTAATctggtgagtgtagatggcatcggtccggatccactacagctcagccattgcatttctccagttttcttttcttgctcattCTTTGGTGTTGGGCGTCATTTCTGTCCCGGCAGAGTGATGCCTAGTGATcctgacactgtttgcaaaaatggtgcccAGGTATCGCGCCAAATTATTTCCTTCAGCCCCACATTTTGTTTCGGTGGTAGACATGCTTCTATCATGGGTcgtcctttttcttgttttttggcAACCATTAATGATCGTAGTTATGAAGAAAGGGCCATGTCAGCAGCCTCGGTTTTTCCCCCGcgatcctatttcttggacgagtacggaccTTTTtctgtccgcttgataataatgtggttgcgaccttcgtgtcccgcaacatgattaccgagtgcgtcctcgcctctgagctagtccaggttgctacctggctaagctagcacttggtgtagcgctgtttacaccaattcttccacacatttattcgtcctcatgcacatcgtcacagcatgctagacCGTAGGACCGGAGATctcgcgagatttgtgtgcttaagtaggcatgcatattgtgtgactagcagtaatatgtgatattgattgtgtgtgaattgattgttgttgtgtgtttttagttgagttttcttttgcttctttctttttgggccccggtgttacattattttcccCCTATAAAGAGTTGTTCAGCAACTGACACCGGACTTGAAGAAGTAATTAgtatttcaaatatttggaagaagctcagctaaacattaTGGCCTTCTCAGTCAACAACATGATATACAAAATATCTACTCAGAATGCCAATTGTGTCTTGGATTGATTATCCGCATCAATTCTACAGCAGTAATGATCCAGCCAGCAGAAAGACAAGTCAGATGCAAGACCAACGGTATATTTTTTAGTCAAAGGTATGGAGCATAGGAAAAGTCTTGGCTTGGCAATAAATGATACTTGAAATATGTTATACTCCAAGAGAAAGTCAGGATGTGATATTCTCAAGGAAGAtagtcaaacaaattttctcatgcaaatgATCAGCCGCAAAATATTATGAACGTGTGcatggatttcagtctgcatatcagtatgaagttttggatataagaaacccaGCATTATTCCACATgctatcggaagaaatttatgaggCAAGGCTCCTCAAAATTTTTCCTGATCATGATATGTGAACTATTTCCGGCCCACGGTACCCGGTCTTTCTCAacaagatacctcggtaaaagcttctgacaAATGGAAATGAATGTTTCTCAATaagcaaacccgaggagaagcttctcaagtatggAACTCAAGTTTCTCCAGCACAATAATCTGACCAAGCTTCGGGTGTAAGCTATCGAGATTTCTTCTGCACGCTACCCAGACAAAAGCCTCGAGCAGAATctaagtcttcctcagcaagctacttgGATGGCTTCCCCCGTAAGCCACCCAGTTCGCGTCAGTACCACACTATGCACCATTCCCAGAGATTATATGATGAGTTGGCAGTATATGGCAGTACCTCTCAAGGATCAaatttgcaataattttgtcagaggaacaattcagtcaaaacatatgcctgCCGCAATAATATTCAGTTTCATATGATTATTATACATATGGTATGCATGTATCCTGGGTCATATCGGTCACTTATATGGGATACAACACTGATCCAACAGATATACCTAAGAAAGAAATGAGCTTCGTACAGCTAGAAACCCCGAGTATATGTCACATATGCCCGAACACAGGTCAGAAAATAAGCAGAAGGAATAATGCCAACAATATTGCACTAGCCACAgtcatggtcatacgaagaatcaaggacagttgtggccaagttatttcagcaaggtatcctgccaaagaaaatcatgaccgttaaAGGGTGAGACTGACAACAAAGGTATGATGTATTTTccacgaccatcagggtccggatactcaagtcagttggaggccataattccatatggatccacaaagatATACATCTTCAGAGGcctactctatttacaaggattttcatatcccgctgacccgcttgacatggttagtggggaatatccaagtctgttctgtCAGATCCAAGATTCCTTTGCAACCTCAACAGTTTGACCTCAGCGGCAATGTTAAAACAAATCACAGCGTATTACCAAAAATGGGTATACCGATAAAATAAGAAAGTCAAAAGCCGAATAATCAGCTCTGACTCGGTGTACTCACCGACGAAATCAAGTACCcggtcagtctgtcaggaaaagcatttgtccgtCAACCCCTGTCGGGCAAAGTATCCAAATGTAAATGTTTGGGGGTATGACATAactataactccatacaccgttATATTACTCATGACAGAAGGCAGTCAAATCTCTGGTATATGCCacatgctcgagccaaaggaaataaatcaagat
The window above is part of the Triticum aestivum cultivar Chinese Spring chromosome 2A, IWGSC CS RefSeq v2.1, whole genome shotgun sequence genome. Proteins encoded here:
- the LOC123185203 gene encoding uncharacterized protein; protein product: MPEETQGLELRADIKGKADVPIVQVGTSTDGHHKGLDLWIQHFAPATQGEVNTFKIDIPAPSCKEIMLGLGKENEGISSTAHSSSRTGSPLKQVSPNKVIQLPLGEAVSRKRRDKEPLVETRERRSDLIKKDNNGYRRKSCDATSCLHCNAIPPIVHNKVVKHLAKTFCKVSEDEVQDKLSKSPKKKGQEDVAKVSKVTGATTP